The Nitrospira sp. genome has a window encoding:
- a CDS encoding response regulator transcription factor: protein MTNSAVPTLTVAIVSRHHLLLLGLQKMFESKRTEHLRVVVHQHQRMTPAVILPENRPDVIILDMETERDTLGTIRHLREAAPLSKIMLLSGFEDKESTREAVDYGVDAVILKIQPPTVVLAAIEALLPVGPHANPVEGDVGKFATPTSVVGNTASTKPGPAVWPAELTQREREVIRLVGQGLSNKDIANQMSISDNTVRHHLTSIFDKVGVPNRQKLLVHAHHIRSTQV from the coding sequence ATGACGAATTCCGCAGTTCCCACCCTTACCGTAGCTATCGTTAGTCGGCATCATCTTCTGTTGCTCGGATTGCAGAAGATGTTCGAGAGTAAAAGAACGGAGCATCTGCGGGTCGTAGTGCATCAACATCAACGGATGACGCCAGCAGTCATACTCCCAGAAAACCGTCCCGACGTAATTATTCTTGACATGGAGACTGAACGGGACACGCTCGGTACGATCAGACATTTAAGAGAAGCTGCCCCTCTGTCAAAAATTATGCTGTTGAGCGGATTCGAGGACAAGGAGAGCACGCGCGAAGCTGTGGATTACGGGGTTGATGCTGTAATCCTGAAGATTCAACCCCCGACGGTTGTGCTCGCAGCCATTGAAGCGCTATTACCCGTTGGCCCTCATGCTAACCCCGTGGAGGGTGATGTGGGAAAGTTCGCAACCCCGACAAGTGTCGTCGGGAACACAGCCTCTACAAAACCTGGCCCCGCAGTCTGGCCTGCTGAATTGACCCAGCGCGAGCGAGAGGTGATCAGATTGGTTGGTCAGGGGCTGTCGAACAAGGACATCGCGAACCAGATGTCTATCTCTGACAACACAGTCCGTCATCATTTAACCAGTATTTTCGACAAGGTCGGTGTTCCCAATCGACAGAAACTCTTGGTCCATGCGCATCATATCCGCTCCACACAGGTCTGA